A segment of the Corallincola holothuriorum genome:
TGATGATTGCCGTGGCTGTCGTGGGGATTTTGGCTGCGATTGTGTACCCTTCTTATACTGCACAGGTGGCGATGAATACACGCTCAGAAGGTCAACGTGAATTAATACGTTTATCTCAGTTGATGGAACAGTATTTCTTGGACCACCGTTCCTACACGGAGGATATGACCGATTTGGGTATGAGCGTCGACCCATTCGAAACTGAAAATGGACACTATAAAATTGATGCGGTTCCTGTGAGTAGTATCGCAACCGATTTTCGCTTGGTTGCGACTGCGCAGGGAGCTCAAGCGGCGCGTGATAGTGGCTGCACGACTCTAACATTAGATTATTTAGGCTCTAAAGGGCCTGTTGATTGTTGGTGATGTAATTATGAAAAGATATTTATTTTTACTTTTTGCGTTAATAGGTATTGTCCCAAGCCATGTATACGCTGACCAAGCGTTGCAGGATTGGAAGTGCTATCTCCAATTAAAGAATGGTGTAATGCATATTGCTCGCTACACAGTTTCTCTTAATGAGAACGAGCGAATTGAGCAGCGCTTGGCTTCGATGGTGGTGTTTGCTGAGGATGGTGTGACTAAGTTGAAAGTAAAAAAACAGCTTGAGTGTAAACTGGAAGATGAACCGTTTAGTAATCTTGCGGCGCGAGAGTTAGAGGGGATGACGCCGAAATAGATGGGTTATTTTAATAAGCTCTAAAGTAGCCTCTCCGATTGATTGAGCAGGATATTGCTGATGTTGGCAGCTAATAGGTTGCCTTACTTTATCGATTTTTCCTGAGATTAGTTGATGTTTATACTAAAAAGCTTATTTAATTTTATGATTTTCATCCTGTCAGTGGTGACAATATAGTGGCTATG
Coding sequences within it:
- a CDS encoding type IV pilin protein, with amino-acid sequence MMLYSVKRLAGFTLIELMIAVAVVGILAAIVYPSYTAQVAMNTRSEGQRELIRLSQLMEQYFLDHRSYTEDMTDLGMSVDPFETENGHYKIDAVPVSSIATDFRLVATAQGAQAARDSGCTTLTLDYLGSKGPVDCW
- a CDS encoding TapY2 family type IVa secretion system protein, whose protein sequence is MKRYLFLLFALIGIVPSHVYADQALQDWKCYLQLKNGVMHIARYTVSLNENERIEQRLASMVVFAEDGVTKLKVKKQLECKLEDEPFSNLAARELEGMTPK